In Lampris incognitus isolate fLamInc1 chromosome 20, fLamInc1.hap2, whole genome shotgun sequence, one genomic interval encodes:
- the c20h4orf48 gene encoding neuropeptide-like protein C4orf48 homolog: MASSGYLPALLLLLAAQQLLCSRAADAEQEAGTVIPAESRPCVDCHAFEFMQRALQDLKKTAFNLDARTETLVLRAEQRALCDCMPTNSLR; the protein is encoded by the exons ATGGCGTCGAGTGGCTATTTGCCGGCGCTGCTGCTTCTTCTGGCGGCCCAGCAGCTCCTGTGCTCGAGGGCAGCGGATGCTGAGCAGGAGGCGGGGACCGTCATCCCTGCAGAAA GTCGTCCATGTGTGGACTGCCACGCGTTCGAGTTCATGCAGAGAGCGCTGCAAGATTTGAAGAAGACCGCGTTCAACCTGGACGCCAGG ACGGAGACGTTGGTCCTGAGGGCCGAGCAGAGGGCCCTGTGTGACTGTATGCCCACCAACTCACTGCGCTGA